A window of Maniola jurtina chromosome W, ilManJurt1.1, whole genome shotgun sequence contains these coding sequences:
- the LOC123879884 gene encoding uncharacterized protein LOC123879884, producing the protein MDVDDEDDYDTKTLDRDDHEHFASDDDAEHLDSPKTNSPRFMVDRPPRPMPEKAKIRTRNYPEYDNYYYDIRRVNDMKNKLPVLLRKTQASTVEPPRTRPVQDFTHHRADLPEAPTRSTATTETTIFIKPTDVAPVTNSPSVWNSTELSLAEKSRLSTLKKSQRKDEVKNVSLTSKPPALLQVTRWLQTLVMAEPAQHVRSRAREVLDDSPERLARAKKLMRQKLFAGTRSVHDITDNWDEMVCDYIDISLLDGSTLIYPNIELLCLSLIIYISLSSI; encoded by the exons ATGGACGTGGACGATGAAGATGATTATGATACAAAAACCTTAGATAGGGACGACCACGAACATTTCGCAAGCGATGATGATGCTGAACATCTAGATAGCCCCAAGACAAATTCTCCACGATTCATGGTCGATAGGCCACCTCGGCCTATGCCTGAAAAAGCCAAAATCAGAACTAGGAACTACCCAGAGTacgacaattattattacgacaTTAGGAGAGTCAAcgatatgaaaaataaattgccCGTCCTACTTCGCAAAACACAAG CAAGCACCGTGGAACCGCCGAGGACGCGCCCCGTGCAAGACTTCACTCACCATCGCGCCGATCTTCCGGAAGCCCCTACCAGAAGCACCGCAACCACGGAAACCACGATATTCATTAAACCAACTGACGTGGCACCTGTCACTAATTCCCCGAGTGTTTGGAATTCGACGGAATTATCTTTAGCGGAAAAATCTAGGTTATCAACTCTGAAAAAGTCTCAGAGGAAGGACGAGGTGAAAAACGTGTCTTTGACGAGTAAACCCCCAGCGTTGTTGCAAGTGACGAGGTGGCTGCAGACCCTGGTGATGGCGGAACCCGCTCAACACGTTCGCTCACGAGCGAGGGAAGTGCTCGACGACTCACCCGAGAGACTCGCGAGAGCCAAGAAGCTGATGCGCCAGAAATTATTTGCAGGTACCCGCAGCGTCCACGACATTACTGACAACTGGGATGAAATGGTCTGTGACTATATCGACATTTCTTTGCTAGATGGATCTACCTTGATATACCCTAATATTGAATTGTTGTGTTTAAGTCTAATAATATATATCAGCTTGtcttctatataa
- the LOC123879888 gene encoding OCIA domain-containing protein 1-like has product MVDPKKNNEQGQVICKTEETEVKWTCPPIRNVTHPLRYYEFTPEEMKALEECDKESFYQRCLPFSTLFAALTYAGIRHGCLRRHPHFGAFPKVAIAALLGHSVGRLSYIPECELKLRELPNDSHLGNTMRKYFKERNPPKNLK; this is encoded by the exons ATGGttgatccaaaaaaaaataatgaacagGGGCAGGTGATTTGCAAGACCGAAGAAACGGAAGTGAAATGGACTTGTCCTCCGATCCGTAACGTCACCCATCCGCTG CGCTACTACGAGTTCACGCCAGAAGAAATGAAAGCGCTGGAAGAGTGCGACAAAGAGAGCTTCTACCAGCGCTGCCTACCTTTCAGCACGTTGTTCGCCGCGCTCACTTACGCCGGCATACGACACG GGTGCCTTAGAAGACATCCTCATTTCGGCGCGTTCCCCAAAGTAGCGATCGCTGCCTTGCTTGGCCACTCTGTCGGGAGGTTGAGCTACATCCCGGAATGTGAACTCAAACTGCGAGAACTGCCCAACGATAGCCATTTGGGAAACACCATGCGAAAATATTTCAAAGAGAGAAATCCACCGAAAAACCTAAAGTAA
- the LOC123879885 gene encoding OCIA domain-containing protein 1-like isoform X2 yields MSDPNAFGLEDGAASGPARLNPAQYKFSQDELRVLKECNTESFYQRSLPLGTGFGLAAFFGVQGGHLKPNPRFGAFPKVTLAVIVGYFLGKLSYQQACAEKLMALPGSYIGQLLREKKEGRSGFPPPRSPAMFGASPEDIYSDAGPGSSLDLDMDRPLFGDDHYRAGQESGVGPTQAEGGSARPALSYDELRRRNRGEYSEARQDPYKIEPSNIPPIARAKPDPPRSSSTNKYGDTME; encoded by the exons atgaGCGATCCAAATGCTTTCGGACTTGAGGACGGCGCAGCGAGTGGCCCTGCACGATTGAACCCG GCGCAGTACAAGTTCTCGCAGGATGAGTTGCGAGTGCTGAAGGAGTGCAACACGGAGAGCTTCTACCAGCGCTCTCTGCCGCTGGGAACAGGGTTTGGTCTGGCAGCTTTTTTTGGTGTTCAAGGAG GTCACTTGAAACCAAATCCACGTTTCGGTGCATTCCCCAAAGTGACGTTGGCTGTGATAGTGGGCTACTTCCTGGGGAAGCTGTCGTACCAGCAGGCATGTGCGGAGAAGCTCATGGCACTACCTGGCAGCTACATAGGTCAGCTCTTGAGAGAGAAGAAGGAAGGAAGGTCTGG ATTCCCGCCACCGCGCTCGCCCGCAATGTTCGGCGCGTCGCCCGAGGACATTTACTCGGACGCGGGCCCCGGCAGCTCGCTCGACCTGGACATGGACAGGCCGCTGTTCGGCGACGACCACTACCGAGCCGGTCAAGAGTCCG GAGTGGGGCCGACGCAGGCGGAGGGCGGGAGCGCGCGGCCCGCGCTGTCGTACGACGAGCTGCGGCGCCGGAACCGCGGCGAGTACTCCGAGGCCCGGCAGGACCCATACAA AATCGAACCCAGCAACATCCCGCCGATCGCTCGAGCCAAGCCGGACCCTCCGAGGTCATCGTCGACGAATAAGTACGGGGATACGATGGAATAG
- the LOC123879885 gene encoding OCIA domain-containing protein 1-like isoform X1: MSDPNAFGLEDGAASGPARLNPAQYKFSQDELRVLKECNTESFYQRSLPLGTGFGLAAFFGVQGGHLKPNPRFGAFPKVTLAVIVGYFLGKLSYQQACAEKLMALPGSYIGQLLREKKEGRSGFPPPRSPAMFGASPEDIYSDAGPGSSLDLDMDRPLFGDDHYRAGQESAGWLQEWGRRRRRAGARGPRCRTTSCGAGTAASTPRPGRTHTKSNPATSRRSLEPSRTLRGHRRRISTGIRWNRHMQ, from the exons atgaGCGATCCAAATGCTTTCGGACTTGAGGACGGCGCAGCGAGTGGCCCTGCACGATTGAACCCG GCGCAGTACAAGTTCTCGCAGGATGAGTTGCGAGTGCTGAAGGAGTGCAACACGGAGAGCTTCTACCAGCGCTCTCTGCCGCTGGGAACAGGGTTTGGTCTGGCAGCTTTTTTTGGTGTTCAAGGAG GTCACTTGAAACCAAATCCACGTTTCGGTGCATTCCCCAAAGTGACGTTGGCTGTGATAGTGGGCTACTTCCTGGGGAAGCTGTCGTACCAGCAGGCATGTGCGGAGAAGCTCATGGCACTACCTGGCAGCTACATAGGTCAGCTCTTGAGAGAGAAGAAGGAAGGAAGGTCTGG ATTCCCGCCACCGCGCTCGCCCGCAATGTTCGGCGCGTCGCCCGAGGACATTTACTCGGACGCGGGCCCCGGCAGCTCGCTCGACCTGGACATGGACAGGCCGCTGTTCGGCGACGACCACTACCGAGCCGGTCAAGAGTCCG CTGGATGGTTGCAGGAGTGGGGCCGACGCAGGCGGAGGGCGGGAGCGCGCGGCCCGCGCTGTCGTACGACGAGCTGCGGCGCCGGAACCGCGGCGAGTACTCCGAGGCCCGGCAGGACCCATACAA AATCGAACCCAGCAACATCCCGCCGATCGCTCGAGCCAAGCCGGACCCTCCGAGGTCATCGTCGACGAATAAGTACGGGGATACGATGGAATAGACACATGCAATGA